A region from the Candidatus Syntrophosphaera sp. genome encodes:
- a CDS encoding OmpA family protein, with translation MKTTLLQILFIAALMLAIIPAVNAFQSTLTLQGGTAYGISDMELNRTLYGAFGLSYEAWLSQNLALGLNPYVSRTQSADATNSFKSDNYGADLYLKLRPTKFMALNFPDKAVINRISPFIAAGVGFALYDSKGGTDEDNNPGTPSVAFENDGFVAVLPHAAAGISFLTKWNVNLDLGIKLNYTTTDEIDNKIAGDWKDGSYTPYIGIGFNFGGKKTPVILTSGNLNKFSAVKGTASAAQSYSLSGTDIREDIVITAPEGYEISTNGGTTWVKIANVDRDFAGTIRVRMTGVQTGEFKGNVVHSSKGAANVNLPVSGTVIEYVPKPEIRITGTLGNFATDKGIPSATQSYTITGTDLTNQIEITAPAGYEISVDGGTTWVKSAKVDPDFYGVVRARLIGAQSGSYDGNIVHSSSGAPNANVAVKGVVSETIAEIDIKLIQTVVHFDTNYYVLSAPDKLKLDALAAGLKQFPDVKLLVQGHTDNTGNDAINTPLGENRAKVVKEYLVGKGVNGSRLDVKGFGPTKPVDTNETVEGRAHNRRTDFIIK, from the coding sequence ATGAAAACAACACTGTTACAAATTCTGTTCATTGCTGCGTTGATGCTGGCCATCATTCCGGCGGTGAACGCATTCCAAAGTACCCTGACCCTGCAGGGTGGAACAGCCTATGGCATATCAGACATGGAATTGAACCGGACCCTTTATGGTGCATTCGGTTTGTCCTATGAAGCCTGGTTGAGCCAAAACCTGGCCCTGGGTTTGAATCCCTATGTTTCCAGGACGCAGAGCGCGGACGCGACCAACAGTTTCAAATCCGATAACTACGGAGCCGATCTCTACCTGAAGCTTCGCCCCACAAAATTCATGGCCCTGAATTTCCCCGACAAAGCCGTCATCAACCGTATCTCGCCGTTTATCGCGGCAGGCGTGGGCTTTGCCCTTTATGACAGCAAGGGCGGCACGGACGAAGACAATAATCCCGGAACCCCCTCCGTCGCATTCGAAAATGACGGATTTGTGGCAGTGCTGCCGCACGCGGCGGCGGGGATTTCCTTCCTCACCAAATGGAACGTCAACCTTGATCTGGGCATCAAACTCAATTACACCACCACCGACGAGATCGACAACAAGATCGCCGGCGACTGGAAAGACGGATCATACACGCCCTACATCGGCATCGGCTTCAATTTCGGCGGCAAAAAAACGCCGGTTATCCTGACCAGCGGAAACCTGAACAAGTTTTCCGCCGTCAAGGGGACTGCCTCGGCCGCGCAAAGCTACAGCCTTTCCGGGACTGACATCAGGGAAGATATCGTGATCACAGCCCCCGAGGGATATGAGATCTCCACCAATGGCGGGACCACCTGGGTCAAGATCGCGAACGTCGACCGCGATTTCGCTGGCACCATCCGGGTGCGCATGACCGGCGTCCAAACCGGAGAATTCAAAGGCAACGTGGTTCACTCCAGCAAAGGCGCCGCAAACGTCAATCTGCCTGTTTCGGGCACGGTCATAGAATACGTTCCCAAACCTGAGATCAGGATCACCGGAACCCTGGGCAACTTTGCCACGGATAAAGGAATACCTTCAGCCACGCAGAGTTACACCATAACAGGGACCGACCTCACAAACCAGATCGAGATCACAGCCCCCGCGGGATATGAGATATCTGTTGATGGCGGAACCACCTGGGTCAAGTCCGCGAAAGTGGACCCCGACTTCTACGGAGTCGTCCGGGCGCGCCTGATCGGTGCCCAGAGCGGCAGCTATGACGGCAACATCGTCCATTCCAGTTCCGGAGCCCCCAATGCCAATGTGGCAGTGAAAGGTGTCGTGTCTGAAACCATCGCGGAGATAGACATCAAACTTATCCAGACCGTGGTGCACTTTGACACCAACTACTACGTCCTGTCAGCTCCGGACAAGCTCAAACTGGATGCCCTGGCCGCTGGCTTGAAGCAATTCCCGGATGTGAAGCTGCTTGTGCAGGGCCACACCGACAACACGGGCAACGACGCGATCAACACCCCCCTGGGCGAAAATCGCGCCAAAGTCGTGAAAGAATATCTGGTTGGCAAGGGTGTCAACGGCTCCCGCCTCGATGTGAAGGGCTTTGGACCCACCAAGCCTGTCGATACCAACGAAACTGTGGAAGGACGCGCCCACAACCGCCGCACGGACTTCATCATTAAATAA
- a CDS encoding PorT family protein, producing MRIMILTLLVLTMTFGLIHAESKFGPSVFGIKAGMNISRVTGDDSPVSADSHLGYHAGILMRLYISESLILQPELLYTQKGYNYKYTDTQAEVDHRIRDSFDYVEVPVLVKLNVNAGDVGLQPYAGLAVSYLVNAKSKETISNDNVSITYNNDVKEEVNALGFGFLVGADVVIMQKYLVGGRYNFGLSNIWKDGYEGGSDVQNGVLMLSLGYLFNN from the coding sequence ATGAGAATCATGATTCTAACACTACTCGTCCTAACCATGACCTTCGGGCTGATCCATGCCGAGTCAAAGTTCGGCCCCTCAGTATTCGGCATCAAGGCCGGAATGAACATCTCGCGTGTCACCGGTGACGATTCACCAGTATCGGCTGACTCCCATCTGGGCTATCACGCCGGCATATTGATGCGCCTGTATATCTCTGAATCCCTGATCCTGCAGCCGGAACTTCTCTACACCCAGAAAGGCTACAATTACAAATACACGGACACTCAGGCCGAAGTCGATCACCGGATCAGAGACAGCTTCGACTATGTCGAAGTGCCTGTATTGGTCAAGCTCAATGTCAACGCCGGGGATGTGGGGCTCCAACCCTATGCCGGTCTCGCGGTTTCCTACCTGGTCAACGCCAAATCCAAGGAAACCATTAGCAATGACAACGTCAGCATCACCTACAACAACGATGTGAAGGAAGAAGTCAACGCGCTCGGCTTTGGCTTTCTCGTTGGCGCGGACGTCGTGATCATGCAAAAGTACCTGGTGGGCGGCAGATACAATTTCGGCCTGTCCAACATCTGGAAAGATGGATATGAGGGCGGCAGCGACGTCCAGAACGGCGTTTTGATGCTCAGCCTGGGTTATCTGTTCAACAACTGA
- a CDS encoding Omp28-related outer membrane protein, translating into MKTTALIFLALFAALAALSGLPRNLVVVEVATGTWCQYCPGAAMGCHDLLTNGHPVAIVKNHNGDSYANVYSNARNSFYGIPGYPTAFFDGVVSSVGGSGTTSMYTTYLPLVNTRLAVASHYTVNATGSNVDNQYQVEVVISKPEADSNTNVKLHAVITESNIPQIWFNQTTVEQVNRLMIPDQNGTAIALDTGGQTTVNLAFDLNPAWVPSNCELVLFLQNMTSKEILQGAKYPLTELAGGYPLSLTEHDFSLLPLGESAATPVTITNFANTAVSGTIAFDDPDFSSDAGVFSLPAFGTMTFEITFAPTESRDYEANLIISGDLWNYPLLEIPLTGVGYALLAEYGFAPSLGTYVPVTEGIVLGNESTRNAAIVDPDFPLGSSSIFTGPGFPIGFDFNFLGMAFDRLAIHSNGWISLGQSSLDPGVDLSSANYGTPIGSTVGIEPPRLVSRIAGLARYLQGQAGSELRLATIGTAPNRECVVQWTNFRRTNITGDSFNFQIRLQENGNKIQAVYGGFAFGNTNTVRMEVGLRSLPVDPASNFKNLSSSTGWSNPDIGTINTAYMDLSSTLYPASGTTYTWTPSGTALEQPVVVLSSSGSLSWQAVDGAGSYNIYQAASPDGEFSFVGSTSALGWTDPQFPSARSFYRVTAVSGN; encoded by the coding sequence ATGAAAACAACAGCTTTGATCTTTCTGGCCTTATTTGCCGCGCTGGCCGCCTTGAGCGGATTGCCGCGCAACCTGGTGGTCGTCGAGGTCGCCACAGGCACCTGGTGCCAATACTGTCCCGGCGCGGCCATGGGCTGCCACGACCTGCTCACCAACGGACACCCGGTTGCCATAGTTAAAAACCATAATGGCGACAGCTATGCCAACGTCTATTCCAATGCCCGGAACAGCTTTTACGGAATACCGGGTTACCCCACCGCCTTTTTTGACGGAGTCGTATCATCGGTGGGAGGAAGCGGTACCACTTCGATGTACACCACCTATCTGCCATTGGTCAACACACGTCTGGCCGTGGCTTCCCATTACACCGTGAACGCGACTGGCAGCAACGTCGATAACCAGTATCAGGTGGAGGTCGTGATCAGCAAGCCGGAGGCGGATTCGAACACCAACGTCAAGCTGCACGCGGTTATCACTGAATCCAACATCCCCCAGATCTGGTTCAACCAGACCACCGTGGAACAAGTCAACCGCCTGATGATACCGGACCAGAACGGGACTGCCATTGCGCTGGATACGGGCGGCCAGACGACCGTGAATCTGGCCTTCGACCTCAATCCCGCCTGGGTTCCCAGCAACTGCGAACTGGTGCTCTTCCTGCAAAACATGACCAGCAAGGAGATCCTGCAGGGGGCGAAATACCCGCTGACCGAACTTGCGGGCGGTTATCCCCTGAGCCTGACCGAACACGATTTTTCCCTCCTGCCCCTCGGAGAATCCGCGGCCACGCCAGTCACCATAACCAATTTTGCCAACACCGCGGTGAGCGGCACCATCGCCTTTGACGATCCGGACTTCAGTTCCGACGCCGGAGTTTTCAGCCTGCCTGCTTTCGGGACCATGACCTTCGAGATAACCTTCGCGCCGACAGAATCCCGGGATTACGAGGCAAACCTGATTATCAGCGGTGATCTCTGGAATTATCCCCTGCTGGAGATACCTCTGACCGGTGTGGGCTATGCTTTGCTGGCGGAATATGGCTTTGCCCCGTCCCTGGGAACCTATGTTCCTGTCACAGAGGGGATTGTCCTGGGCAATGAATCGACCCGCAACGCCGCGATCGTCGATCCGGATTTTCCTTTGGGATCTTCCTCCATCTTCACCGGGCCGGGATTCCCCATCGGCTTTGATTTCAACTTTCTGGGCATGGCCTTCGACCGCCTGGCGATCCATTCCAACGGCTGGATCAGCCTGGGCCAGTCCAGCCTGGATCCCGGGGTGGATCTCAGCTCTGCCAACTATGGCACGCCGATCGGTTCGACGGTCGGGATCGAGCCGCCCCGCCTTGTCAGCCGCATCGCCGGATTGGCCAGGTATCTTCAGGGCCAGGCCGGTTCAGAACTGCGCCTGGCCACCATCGGCACCGCGCCCAACCGCGAATGCGTGGTCCAGTGGACCAATTTCCGGAGGACGAACATCACCGGAGACAGCTTCAACTTCCAGATCCGCCTCCAGGAAAACGGCAACAAGATCCAGGCCGTGTATGGTGGTTTTGCCTTTGGCAACACAAACACGGTCCGCATGGAGGTGGGCTTGCGCAGCCTGCCCGTCGACCCCGCCAGCAATTTCAAAAACCTAAGTTCCTCCACGGGCTGGTCAAATCCGGACATCGGCACCATCAACACAGCCTACATGGACCTCTCCAGCACCTTGTACCCGGCCTCGGGCACGACCTACACCTGGACGCCGTCCGGCACCGCGCTGGAGCAGCCCGTCGTGGTGCTTTCCAGTTCCGGATCCCTCAGTTGGCAGGCCGTGGACGGCGCCGGCAGCTATAACATCTACCAGGCCGCCAGCCCGGACGGGGAGTTTAGCTTCGTTGGAAGCACCAGCGCCCTTGGCTGGACCGATCCGCAGTTTCCCTCCGCAAGGTCTTTCTACCGGGTGACCGCCGTCAGCGGAAATTAA